One window from the genome of Cryobacterium sp. GrIS_2_6 encodes:
- a CDS encoding TrmH family RNA methyltransferase yields the protein MLPTSAPTAAPTVELSTNGVGPWQGELPEEEFYDPELLEHGDTRNVIDRYRYWSMAAIVADLDEKRHPFHVAIENWQHDMNIGSIVRSANAFGADTVHIIGRKRWNKRGAMVTDRYQHVLHHADVSTFVLWAANEGLPIIAIDNVPGSVLIETFAIPERCVLLFGQEGPGLSDEAIAAADAVLEISQFGSTRSINASAAAAVAMHDWVLQHRFK from the coding sequence CTGCTCCCCACTTCCGCACCGACCGCCGCACCGACCGTGGAGCTGTCGACGAACGGGGTCGGGCCGTGGCAGGGCGAGTTGCCGGAGGAGGAGTTCTACGACCCCGAGCTGCTCGAGCACGGCGACACCCGCAACGTGATCGACCGATACCGGTACTGGTCGATGGCCGCGATCGTCGCCGATCTCGATGAGAAGCGCCACCCCTTCCACGTTGCGATCGAGAACTGGCAGCACGACATGAACATCGGCTCGATCGTGCGCAGCGCCAACGCCTTCGGTGCGGACACCGTGCACATCATCGGGCGCAAGCGCTGGAACAAGCGCGGCGCCATGGTCACCGACCGGTACCAGCACGTGCTGCATCACGCGGATGTCTCCACGTTCGTGCTCTGGGCGGCGAACGAGGGCCTGCCGATCATCGCCATCGACAACGTGCCCGGCAGCGTGCTGATCGAAACCTTCGCGATCCCGGAGCGCTGCGTGCTCCTGTTCGGCCAGGAAGGCCCCGGCCTCTCCGACGAGGCGATCGCCGCGGCGGACGCTGTGCTCGAGATCAGCCAGTTCGGGTCGACGCGCTCGATCAACGCCTCGGCTGCCGCCGCCGTCGCGATGCACGACTGGGTGCTTCAGCACCGCTTCAAGTAG
- a CDS encoding metal-dependent transcriptional regulator, with protein sequence MKHNGTSTPASEDYLKTIYAHTEWQPEPISPSALAARLGIAPSSVTEMVKKLAAAGLITHVPYGPLYLTPVGLLRASAVVRRHRLIETWLVREMGYDWDEVHDEAEVLEHSLSDRLLDAIDERLGRPAVDPHGDAIPAADGSVTARAGIVAAEAGPGLVGVVLRISDRDPVVLRGLARDGIGPGTVLARLGPGVVRLPNGSIRHLTDAEAASIWLAAEPTEEPRAESKR encoded by the coding sequence ATGAAACACAACGGCACGAGCACCCCGGCATCTGAGGACTACCTCAAGACCATCTATGCGCACACCGAGTGGCAGCCGGAACCGATCAGCCCCTCCGCTCTTGCAGCCCGGCTCGGGATCGCTCCCTCCTCGGTCACGGAGATGGTGAAGAAACTCGCGGCCGCCGGCCTCATCACGCACGTGCCGTACGGGCCCCTCTACCTCACCCCCGTCGGTCTCCTGCGCGCGAGCGCGGTCGTGCGGCGGCACCGCCTCATCGAGACCTGGCTCGTGCGCGAGATGGGCTACGACTGGGATGAGGTGCACGACGAGGCCGAGGTCCTCGAACACTCCCTCTCGGACCGGCTGCTCGACGCCATCGACGAACGCCTCGGCCGGCCGGCCGTCGACCCGCACGGGGACGCGATCCCCGCGGCCGACGGCTCAGTCACCGCGCGCGCCGGGATCGTCGCGGCCGAAGCCGGCCCCGGCCTTGTCGGCGTCGTCCTGCGGATCAGCGACCGGGATCCCGTCGTGCTCCGAGGCCTCGCACGCGACGGCATCGGGCCGGGAACCGTGCTCGCGCGGCTGGGACCGGGCGTGGTGCGGCTGCCGAACGGCAGCATCCGCCACCTGACCGATGCGGAGGCCGCGTCGATCTGGCTCGCTGCGGAGCCCACCGAAGAGCCCCGCGCGGAATCGAAGCGATGA
- a CDS encoding LysR family transcriptional regulator, with protein MDIQRLELLRELAERGSITEVARATHRTASAVSQQLKVLEREAGVRLTERRGRGIILTDAGHALARSATDVSVAIARATAVWHEFRNDASGGVSVVTFPTAGEMLLPGAMLQLADRPGLVVTCTDLDPELRDFPALTADYDIVLAYSLSGQRSWGGRGLTVVPLMTEPIDVGLPADHRLAGRSWLAPADVIDETWIGVPDGYPFERILDEIEERTPGHVTVAQRFADMRLIEAFVTAGLGIALVPRYTWGGGQPGRVTLKPLRGVDAERQIVALMRPDRAERLAVRTVVDVLRTQAASVQQAHTAPSLPLPLPLPIALAKAGESSV; from the coding sequence ATGGACATTCAGCGGCTCGAACTGCTCAGGGAACTGGCCGAACGCGGCTCGATAACCGAGGTCGCGCGGGCGACGCATCGCACGGCATCCGCCGTCTCCCAGCAACTCAAAGTGCTCGAGCGCGAGGCCGGGGTGCGCCTCACCGAGCGCCGCGGGCGGGGCATCATTCTGACGGATGCCGGGCACGCGCTCGCCCGCAGCGCCACCGATGTTTCGGTCGCGATCGCCCGCGCCACCGCCGTCTGGCACGAGTTCCGGAACGACGCCTCCGGAGGGGTCAGCGTGGTCACCTTCCCGACCGCCGGCGAGATGCTCCTGCCAGGGGCCATGCTGCAACTCGCCGACCGGCCCGGCCTCGTGGTCACGTGCACCGACCTCGACCCGGAGCTCCGGGACTTCCCGGCGCTCACGGCCGACTACGACATCGTCCTCGCGTACAGCCTGAGCGGCCAGCGGTCCTGGGGCGGGCGCGGCCTGACGGTCGTTCCGCTCATGACGGAGCCGATCGACGTCGGGCTGCCCGCCGATCACCGGCTCGCCGGCCGCTCCTGGCTCGCCCCGGCTGACGTGATCGACGAGACCTGGATCGGGGTGCCGGACGGGTACCCCTTCGAGCGGATCCTCGACGAGATCGAGGAGCGCACCCCCGGCCACGTCACCGTCGCCCAGCGGTTCGCCGACATGAGGCTCATCGAGGCGTTCGTGACGGCAGGCCTCGGGATCGCCCTCGTGCCGCGCTATACGTGGGGAGGCGGCCAACCGGGGCGGGTGACGCTCAAGCCGTTGCGCGGGGTGGACGCCGAGCGGCAGATCGTCGCGCTGATGCGCCCGGACCGCGCCGAGCGCCTCGCCGTGCGCACGGTCGTCGACGTTCTCCGCACCCAGGCCGCCAGCGTCCAGCAGGCCCACACCGCCCCATCCCTACCTCTACCTCTACCGCTACCTATAGCTCTCGCGAAAGCGGGTGAATCGTCGGTATGA
- a CDS encoding HAD-IIA family hydrolase, whose product MTRRDEIECWLTDMDGVLVHENSPLPGAAELLQQWSDAGTPFLVLTNNSIFTPRDLSARLRSSGLNVPEERIWTSALATADFLKSQMPGGTAFVIGEVGLTTALHEAGFIMTETNPDYVVVGETRNYSFEAITKAIRLLLAGARFIATNPDATGPSADGPMPATGAIAALISKATGMEPYVVGKPNPMMFRSAMNKIGAHSENTAMIGDRMDTDIVAGIEAGLYTLLVMTGISDEAEVSRYPFRPDEIISGVDKLVSLEPVESDEI is encoded by the coding sequence ATGACACGCCGTGACGAGATCGAATGCTGGCTCACCGACATGGACGGGGTACTGGTCCATGAGAACAGCCCGCTGCCCGGGGCCGCCGAGCTTCTGCAGCAATGGAGCGACGCGGGAACGCCGTTCCTCGTGCTGACCAACAACTCCATCTTCACTCCGCGGGACCTGAGCGCCCGGCTGCGCTCCTCAGGGCTCAACGTGCCCGAGGAGCGCATCTGGACCTCTGCCCTCGCGACCGCCGACTTCCTGAAGAGCCAGATGCCCGGCGGCACGGCCTTCGTGATCGGAGAGGTCGGCCTGACGACGGCCCTGCACGAGGCCGGGTTCATCATGACGGAGACGAACCCCGACTACGTCGTCGTGGGCGAGACCCGCAACTATTCCTTCGAGGCCATCACCAAAGCCATTCGCCTGCTGCTCGCCGGTGCGCGCTTCATCGCAACGAACCCGGATGCGACGGGGCCGAGCGCGGACGGCCCGATGCCCGCGACGGGCGCCATCGCCGCTCTCATCTCGAAGGCGACCGGCATGGAGCCGTACGTCGTCGGCAAGCCCAACCCGATGATGTTCCGCTCGGCCATGAACAAGATCGGCGCGCACTCGGAGAACACCGCGATGATCGGCGACCGGATGGACACCGACATCGTCGCCGGCATCGAGGCCGGCTTGTACACGCTGCTCGTGATGACCGGGATCAGCGACGAGGCCGAGGTCAGCCGCTACCCGTTCCGCCCGGACGAGATCATCTCCGGCGTCGACAAGCTCGTGTCCCTCGAACCCGTCGAGTCGGACGAGATCTAG
- the pyrE gene encoding orotate phosphoribosyltransferase: MTDIRQQLIDYISAEAVFHGDFTLTSGKKATYYVDLRKVSLDHRVAPLIGQVMIDLIAGVPDVSAVGGMTMGADPVAAAILHQGVARGLSYDAFVVRKEPKDHGRGRQVEGPDLAGKRVIVLEDTSTTGGSPLAAVEALLKVGAIVAGVAVVVDRNTGAREVIEAAGYPYFAAIGLEDLGLN, encoded by the coding sequence GTGACGGACATTCGGCAGCAGCTCATTGACTACATCTCGGCTGAGGCCGTGTTCCACGGTGACTTCACCCTCACGAGCGGGAAGAAGGCGACGTATTACGTCGACCTCCGCAAGGTGAGCCTCGACCACCGGGTCGCCCCGCTGATCGGTCAGGTCATGATCGACCTTATCGCCGGCGTGCCCGACGTCTCGGCCGTCGGCGGAATGACGATGGGTGCAGACCCGGTCGCCGCCGCGATCCTGCACCAGGGCGTCGCCCGCGGTCTCTCCTACGACGCGTTCGTCGTGCGCAAGGAGCCCAAGGACCACGGCCGCGGTCGCCAGGTCGAGGGCCCCGACCTCGCGGGCAAGCGCGTGATCGTGCTCGAGGACACCTCGACCACCGGCGGATCCCCGCTCGCGGCCGTCGAAGCCCTGCTCAAGGTCGGAGCGATCGTCGCCGGCGTCGCGGTCGTCGTCGACCGCAACACCGGTGCCCGCGAAGTCATCGAAGCGGCCGGCTACCCCTACTTCGCCGCCATCGGCCTTGAGGACCTGGGGCTGAACTAA
- a CDS encoding isopeptide-forming domain-containing fimbrial protein has translation MPLFRHAIVPRHKKRQILFDHGFLAPARAHMRITASVLAGLLVAVGLTVGAIVAPATAAGLVTLTASSTPTILAGENATVSLTATAPAGGTTDYYNLAFRYQLPAGASYVPGSTAGASGPALPDPTIVTITDVVGPPAVTHQVLIWPNIADLVHGSTTGLTFGITPNPSVFLVGSPIPGNAAVYGQTDPRLLAKFTPTTGVVVAGSFAFTDAVAPVSTKVAALKVTKTEPSPEHELMRGAQDQATVYTITTRNTGVAATTGVVLVDYLPAGLEFLGCGRVDNSVAGTEEYPRSGPLGSSTGGPSCATPALVETVNDRAGFLGQVFTKVTWNLGTLTAGSTRTITYSAAIPLKANTMWPAGQVPNAAARLQAANLNNNTGASTRQEAPAAAGQGLTNTAVATGTYTGPVATPADAAATSSDSVTVKAMDLSIVKSVDSPDFVSDGIAHFTLLLRSSEYTTDSAMTITDVVPNGLCPIMPASVVVTGPRVGQLPAGCTGGGTVTGATVDSVVANADGSFTVVLTPNPTSLPVNTSRTIGYDALMSSTYAGDSQSGPTVAGDSFLNTVGITGTTTDVTAGLGSTPVTDDSSAGLASSSPTITKKVLPRPAAGGTAVDCAAAVNAPNYTDTQMPTYHLGDKVCFQLTVAFASSTRTRNARITDFTPVGTSFDGFAPASGSTVAVTPATGTESATPAGTLPAAWNLGTPDNGSTELYVAKGATLTLFVSAIVTSTSPTAVVDITANLMKYRQESTAGAVLALRDQVDYAIAPAPTVSLAKKISAVNAAAPAAPATDVRVTEGDVVTYALDVANTGTAAAGTDVPVAAVQVWDALPAGYTCTTWIVASITPAGSCLNPGDSGYPTTNAVPANARSVIVWTVPGSLAPGAAATRLSYAVTVPTGVSVSTVFPNTASVVAFTSPNTAGGDTGYFPKGSLNPAHDTDGNALPANSTAQIRLADAAVAKTGVSRIVATGNTANQAVAGELVDYTFSVTVPAHSTVYNGKLSDALPAGLTIPVGTVATVSSVPAGGSFDPTNGALTFPATFDNTTAVDQIFTVTLPGVLVGVGLASGTLTNTATFASNGTLGGTAVTPRTAAKAITVVTPLPTLAKIVDKPTAQGNDIVTFTLTAGNTAGRPAAYDSVVVDCLPAGLTLTAFLSPAASPTTTSVPGDGTNGCGTGTTRLGWVLPGTGALLAPATTVLTYSARVAPNSAGLVTYTNAASVTGSTLSGNGANNAVVERVVSAAASAVVTVEGATTVKTATPNAVAVGGAVAYTITVTLPKNVNFYNASIIDTLPAGVTANAGSATVACRTATAVDCIATLPKGPGFTLAPSGQKIGWLLGDVVAATEDRTVTVSVTGTVTTAPANTAGTLLTNTAAPRWNDTAKSDPANAASGFDRTGPAGSAGVTVLEPVLRIAKTVSNATPEPGQAFTYTVTATNANTATTSDAFAVTIVDTLPAGIDPASVTNISGNGVLSGTTITWTMPTIAKNASVTLTFDARLAASKSLTGSAIVNSVSVTSYASLAAGGRVYTANPPTATAAVTPRFPHIGLAKTATNGATAYVNTPFGWTLTLTNTGAGTAATVTPTDALPANWVYLAGSGTVSIGSGAAGPLGDPTVTTASGVQTLVWPAFTAVAPGIVISIRYSAQPTAAATVTPGAGAGIRHTNTLSASATDTTGATGHAGPAPYAASR, from the coding sequence ATGCCGCTCTTCCGCCATGCCATCGTGCCGCGCCACAAAAAGCGTCAGATCCTCTTCGACCATGGTTTCCTCGCCCCGGCCCGGGCGCACATGCGGATCACGGCCAGCGTCCTGGCCGGCCTGCTCGTCGCCGTCGGCCTGACCGTCGGCGCGATTGTCGCCCCGGCGACCGCTGCCGGGCTCGTCACCCTCACGGCCAGCAGTACGCCGACCATCCTCGCGGGCGAAAACGCGACCGTGAGTCTCACCGCGACGGCTCCTGCCGGCGGTACAACGGACTACTACAACCTCGCATTCCGGTACCAGCTGCCCGCCGGCGCGAGCTACGTGCCCGGCAGTACGGCAGGGGCAAGCGGCCCGGCCCTCCCTGACCCGACCATCGTGACGATCACCGACGTCGTGGGGCCGCCGGCGGTCACCCACCAGGTGCTGATCTGGCCGAACATCGCCGACCTCGTGCACGGAAGCACCACCGGCCTCACCTTCGGGATCACGCCCAACCCCTCCGTCTTCCTGGTCGGATCTCCCATCCCCGGCAATGCGGCCGTCTACGGCCAGACCGACCCTCGACTGCTTGCCAAGTTCACGCCGACAACCGGCGTCGTCGTCGCAGGCAGCTTCGCATTCACGGATGCCGTCGCTCCCGTTTCCACGAAGGTCGCCGCCCTCAAGGTCACCAAGACCGAACCGAGCCCCGAGCATGAACTCATGCGCGGCGCACAGGACCAGGCCACCGTCTACACAATCACCACCAGGAACACCGGGGTCGCCGCCACGACCGGCGTCGTGCTCGTCGACTACCTCCCGGCCGGCCTCGAATTCCTCGGTTGCGGCCGTGTCGACAACAGTGTGGCGGGCACCGAGGAATACCCGCGCAGCGGCCCGCTCGGCTCCTCCACCGGCGGTCCCTCCTGCGCGACTCCCGCGCTCGTCGAAACGGTCAACGACCGCGCAGGCTTCCTCGGCCAGGTCTTCACGAAGGTCACCTGGAACCTGGGCACCCTCACGGCCGGGTCCACCCGCACCATCACCTATTCGGCCGCGATCCCGCTGAAGGCCAACACGATGTGGCCCGCCGGCCAGGTGCCCAACGCTGCCGCGCGCCTGCAGGCGGCCAACCTGAACAACAACACCGGGGCATCGACTCGCCAGGAGGCGCCGGCCGCCGCCGGCCAGGGCCTCACGAACACCGCAGTCGCCACCGGCACATACACCGGCCCCGTCGCCACGCCCGCGGATGCTGCCGCAACCTCGAGCGACTCCGTGACCGTCAAGGCCATGGACCTGTCGATCGTCAAATCCGTGGACTCCCCGGACTTCGTGTCCGACGGCATCGCGCACTTCACCCTGCTGCTTCGATCGAGTGAGTACACCACCGATTCCGCGATGACGATCACCGACGTCGTTCCCAACGGGCTCTGCCCGATCATGCCCGCTTCCGTCGTGGTCACCGGTCCGCGGGTCGGTCAGCTGCCGGCCGGCTGCACCGGAGGCGGCACGGTGACGGGCGCCACCGTCGACAGCGTCGTCGCCAACGCCGACGGCAGTTTCACGGTCGTGCTCACGCCGAACCCGACGAGTCTCCCGGTGAACACGAGTCGCACGATCGGCTACGACGCACTGATGTCTTCGACCTACGCCGGAGACAGCCAAAGCGGGCCGACCGTCGCGGGAGACAGCTTCCTCAACACCGTCGGGATCACCGGCACGACGACCGACGTCACCGCCGGCCTCGGCAGCACGCCGGTCACAGACGACTCGTCGGCCGGCCTCGCGTCATCCAGCCCGACCATCACCAAGAAGGTGCTTCCCCGCCCGGCCGCCGGTGGCACCGCCGTTGACTGCGCCGCCGCGGTCAACGCGCCCAACTACACAGACACCCAGATGCCGACCTACCACCTCGGCGACAAGGTCTGCTTCCAGCTGACCGTGGCGTTCGCAAGCTCAACCCGCACCCGCAACGCCCGGATCACCGACTTCACCCCGGTCGGAACGAGCTTCGACGGCTTCGCGCCCGCGTCAGGAAGCACCGTCGCCGTGACCCCCGCAACCGGCACCGAGTCGGCAACCCCGGCCGGCACCCTGCCCGCCGCCTGGAACCTCGGCACGCCGGACAACGGATCGACCGAGCTCTACGTCGCCAAGGGCGCAACCCTGACCCTCTTCGTGAGCGCCATCGTCACGTCGACGTCGCCGACCGCCGTCGTCGACATCACCGCGAACCTGATGAAGTACCGCCAGGAATCCACGGCGGGCGCCGTGCTCGCTCTCCGTGACCAGGTCGACTACGCGATCGCCCCTGCCCCCACCGTCTCCCTCGCCAAGAAGATCTCCGCCGTCAACGCTGCAGCCCCGGCCGCGCCGGCAACAGACGTCAGGGTCACGGAGGGCGACGTCGTGACGTACGCCCTCGACGTGGCGAACACCGGAACGGCCGCCGCAGGCACCGATGTGCCGGTCGCTGCCGTACAGGTCTGGGACGCCCTCCCCGCCGGCTACACCTGCACCACGTGGATCGTCGCGTCGATCACACCCGCCGGCAGCTGCCTGAATCCCGGTGACTCCGGCTACCCGACCACAAATGCCGTGCCGGCCAACGCTCGCAGCGTCATCGTCTGGACCGTTCCGGGTTCACTCGCCCCAGGAGCGGCAGCCACCCGGCTCAGCTATGCGGTGACGGTTCCCACCGGCGTGAGCGTGTCGACGGTGTTCCCGAATACGGCATCCGTCGTCGCCTTCACCTCGCCGAACACCGCGGGCGGCGACACGGGCTACTTCCCGAAGGGCTCGCTGAACCCGGCCCATGACACCGACGGGAATGCGCTCCCGGCCAACAGCACCGCGCAGATTCGCCTCGCCGACGCCGCCGTGGCCAAGACCGGCGTGTCCCGGATCGTGGCGACCGGCAACACCGCAAACCAGGCCGTCGCGGGGGAACTCGTCGACTACACCTTCTCCGTCACGGTGCCTGCTCATTCGACCGTGTACAACGGAAAGCTCTCCGACGCGCTCCCGGCCGGACTGACCATTCCGGTCGGAACCGTCGCGACAGTGTCGAGCGTGCCGGCCGGCGGCTCATTCGACCCGACGAATGGCGCCCTGACCTTCCCTGCAACCTTCGACAACACCACCGCCGTGGACCAGATCTTCACGGTGACGCTGCCCGGCGTGCTCGTCGGCGTCGGTCTGGCCTCCGGAACGCTCACCAACACCGCGACCTTCGCGAGCAACGGCACCCTCGGCGGGACCGCGGTGACCCCGCGCACCGCGGCCAAGGCCATCACGGTCGTGACCCCACTGCCGACCCTCGCCAAGATCGTCGACAAGCCCACCGCCCAGGGCAATGACATCGTGACCTTCACTCTCACGGCCGGCAACACCGCCGGCCGCCCCGCAGCCTACGACTCCGTCGTTGTCGACTGCCTGCCCGCGGGACTGACCCTGACGGCCTTCCTCTCCCCTGCCGCTTCGCCGACGACGACGAGCGTGCCCGGGGACGGCACCAACGGTTGCGGCACCGGAACCACCAGGCTCGGCTGGGTGCTCCCCGGCACCGGTGCACTCCTGGCCCCCGCCACCACCGTGCTCACCTATTCGGCACGGGTCGCACCCAACTCCGCCGGTCTCGTCACGTACACCAACGCGGCGAGCGTTACCGGCTCGACCCTGAGCGGCAACGGAGCGAATAACGCCGTCGTCGAGCGCGTTGTCTCCGCCGCCGCGTCGGCCGTCGTCACGGTCGAAGGTGCCACGACGGTCAAGACGGCCACCCCGAACGCCGTTGCGGTCGGCGGCGCGGTCGCATACACGATCACCGTAACCCTGCCCAAGAACGTCAACTTCTACAACGCATCCATCATTGACACCCTGCCAGCCGGCGTGACCGCGAACGCCGGCTCCGCCACGGTCGCCTGTCGTACCGCGACCGCCGTCGACTGCATCGCCACGCTGCCCAAGGGCCCCGGTTTCACCCTCGCCCCGTCCGGCCAGAAGATCGGTTGGCTCCTCGGGGACGTCGTCGCTGCGACCGAGGACCGCACCGTCACCGTCTCGGTCACCGGCACCGTCACCACGGCACCCGCCAACACCGCGGGAACGTTGCTGACCAACACGGCGGCTCCGCGCTGGAACGACACGGCCAAGTCCGATCCGGCCAATGCCGCATCGGGCTTCGACCGCACCGGCCCGGCCGGATCAGCGGGCGTCACCGTGCTCGAACCGGTGCTCAGAATCGCCAAGACCGTCTCCAACGCCACTCCGGAACCCGGACAGGCCTTCACGTACACCGTCACCGCGACCAACGCGAACACAGCAACGACGTCCGACGCGTTCGCCGTGACCATCGTCGACACCCTTCCCGCCGGGATCGACCCTGCGAGCGTGACGAATATCTCCGGCAATGGTGTGCTCTCCGGCACGACCATCACCTGGACGATGCCGACTATCGCCAAGAACGCGTCCGTCACCCTGACCTTCGACGCCAGGCTGGCCGCGTCCAAGAGCCTCACCGGCAGCGCGATCGTGAACAGCGTGAGCGTGACGAGCTACGCCTCCCTGGCGGCCGGCGGCCGTGTTTACACCGCCAACCCGCCGACGGCGACGGCAGCGGTCACCCCGCGCTTCCCGCACATCGGCCTCGCCAAGACCGCGACCAACGGTGCGACCGCATACGTGAACACCCCGTTCGGCTGGACACTGACGCTCACAAACACCGGAGCCGGCACCGCGGCGACCGTCACCCCGACGGATGCCCTCCCCGCGAACTGGGTGTACCTCGCCGGTTCCGGCACGGTCTCGATCGGGAGCGGCGCGGCCGGGCCCCTCGGCGACCCGACGGTGACCACCGCGAGCGGAGTGCAGACCCTGGTCTGGCCCGCGTTCACGGCCGTGGCCCCCGGAATCGTCATCAGCATCCGCTACAGTGCGCAGCCGACCGCTGCGGCAACCGTCACTCCGGGAGCCGGGGCGGGCATCCGCCACACCAACACCCTTTCGGCTTCCGCGACGGATACCACCGGTGCGACCGGACACGCCGGCCCCGCCCCGTACGCGGCGAGCCGGTGA
- a CDS encoding Nramp family divalent metal transporter: MPKNSGSAVANAARTPVARARLAMLLGPAMVAGVAYLDPGNVASNMTAGARFGYLLVWVVLSGNLMAWLIQYLSAKLGIVTGQSLPEILGSRFRHPFLRRLYWLQAELVAMATDLAEIIGGAVALYLLFGLPLLLGGVITGTVSMLVLTAQTRRGAQSFERVIVAMLCVITIGFTAGVFFAPPDPASVLAGLVPRFEGSNSVLLAASILGATIMPHAIYAHSALARDRFPGAHDRPTTHRLLWATRWDVTLAMILAGTVNVALLVVAASALQGIPGTDSLPGAYAALKSSLGPIVATVFAIGLLASGLASTSVGAYAGAEIMHGLLQLRLPLLVRRLVTLIPALIILGLGLDPTEALVLSQVALSFGIPFALIPLVWLTSRRSLLGEYTNRWFTTLAGIITAILLVTLNVVLLVLIFTGA, encoded by the coding sequence ATGCCTAAAAATTCTGGCAGCGCGGTAGCGAATGCGGCGCGGACGCCCGTAGCGCGCGCCCGGCTGGCGATGTTGCTCGGTCCCGCCATGGTCGCCGGCGTTGCCTACCTGGATCCGGGCAACGTGGCGAGCAATATGACCGCGGGAGCCCGGTTCGGGTACCTGCTGGTCTGGGTGGTGCTTTCGGGCAACCTGATGGCGTGGCTGATCCAGTACCTCTCCGCGAAGCTCGGGATCGTGACCGGGCAGAGCCTGCCGGAGATCCTCGGCAGCCGGTTCCGGCATCCGTTTCTGCGACGGTTGTACTGGCTGCAGGCGGAGCTCGTCGCGATGGCGACCGACCTCGCGGAGATCATCGGCGGGGCGGTTGCGCTCTACCTGCTGTTCGGGCTGCCGCTGCTGCTCGGTGGCGTTATCACGGGCACGGTTTCGATGCTCGTGCTGACCGCGCAGACCCGGCGTGGTGCACAGAGCTTCGAGCGGGTCATCGTCGCGATGCTGTGCGTGATCACGATCGGGTTCACCGCCGGGGTGTTCTTCGCCCCGCCGGACCCTGCGAGCGTGCTCGCCGGCCTCGTTCCGCGGTTCGAGGGCAGCAATTCGGTGCTGCTCGCGGCTTCGATCCTCGGTGCGACGATCATGCCGCACGCGATCTACGCGCACTCCGCCCTCGCCCGCGACCGGTTTCCGGGTGCCCACGACCGGCCGACCACGCACCGCCTGCTCTGGGCCACCCGCTGGGACGTGACCCTCGCGATGATCCTCGCCGGCACCGTCAACGTGGCCCTGCTCGTCGTCGCCGCCTCTGCTCTGCAGGGCATTCCCGGAACCGACTCGCTTCCGGGCGCGTATGCCGCCCTGAAGTCAAGCCTCGGGCCGATCGTCGCGACGGTGTTCGCGATCGGCCTGCTCGCATCCGGGCTCGCCTCCACCTCCGTCGGCGCGTACGCCGGTGCCGAGATCATGCACGGGCTGCTGCAGCTGCGATTGCCGCTGCTGGTCCGTCGCCTCGTCACTCTAATCCCGGCGCTTATCATCCTCGGCCTCGGCCTCGACCCGACCGAGGCCCTCGTGCTGAGCCAGGTCGCGCTCTCCTTCGGGATCCCGTTCGCGCTGATCCCACTTGTCTGGCTGACCTCGCGGCGGAGCCTGCTCGGCGAGTACACCAACCGCTGGTTCACGACCCTGGCCGGGATCATCACAGCCATCCTGCTGGTCACGCTCAATGTCGTCCTGCTCGTGCTGATTTTCACCGGAGCATAG